From a region of the Campylobacter sp. genome:
- a CDS encoding M20/M25/M40 family metallo-hydrolase has translation MQKNEVMNDFKKLCEIPHCSCETEQMREFLADFARCLGFSVNVDEAGNIHAVKGEPKICLQSHYDMVCVGAAPNLQLIEESGILRAKNSSLGADDGIGVAMMMGAMREFANLECLFTNDEEVGLVGANAFKGKILSPNLLNLDSEEDDRVTLGCAGGINVSAKIGAASVKKSGKIYEIGVTGLSGGHSGNEIHKNIPNATKLLAKFLAEEGCELISLDFGERSNSIPANAVCKALCAHEPAQRGLAWVKSLGEGEADVLVNSGKILALINSFAQGVRSYDTQLGMVNESINLSTVKQKEGVIEFDFFGRAMKREGLENLGFETATLASALGFDVRVADRSANWAPHVSDFAHLVLEELQKQKPQAKFAAVHAGLECGVLVAKQPELQACSIGPNIYSPHSVNEHCEIASVEMMAEVVKNIIARLQ, from the coding sequence ATGCAAAAAAACGAGGTTATGAACGATTTTAAGAAGCTGTGCGAGATACCGCACTGTAGCTGCGAAACGGAGCAGATGAGGGAGTTTTTGGCGGATTTTGCGCGCTGCCTGGGCTTTAGCGTAAACGTCGATGAGGCTGGCAACATCCACGCCGTAAAGGGCGAGCCTAAAATCTGCCTGCAAAGCCACTACGACATGGTTTGCGTGGGCGCGGCGCCGAATTTGCAGCTCATCGAGGAAAGCGGCATCCTAAGGGCGAAAAACTCGAGCTTGGGCGCTGACGACGGCATCGGCGTGGCGATGATGATGGGCGCGATGAGGGAGTTTGCAAATTTGGAGTGTCTATTTACCAACGACGAAGAGGTCGGACTCGTGGGGGCAAACGCCTTTAAGGGTAAAATTTTATCGCCGAATTTGCTAAATTTAGACAGCGAAGAGGACGACCGCGTGACGCTGGGATGCGCCGGCGGTATAAACGTAAGCGCAAAAATAGGCGCCGCGAGCGTCAAAAAGAGCGGTAAAATTTACGAGATCGGCGTTACTGGGCTTAGCGGCGGGCACTCGGGCAACGAGATACATAAAAATATCCCAAACGCGACGAAGCTGCTGGCGAAATTTCTCGCCGAGGAGGGCTGCGAGCTAATCAGCCTGGATTTTGGCGAGAGGAGCAACTCGATCCCCGCAAATGCCGTGTGTAAGGCGCTGTGCGCGCATGAGCCGGCGCAGCGCGGCCTAGCGTGGGTAAAGAGCCTAGGCGAAGGCGAAGCGGACGTGCTGGTAAACAGCGGCAAAATTTTAGCGCTAATTAACTCCTTCGCTCAGGGCGTGCGCAGCTACGACACGCAGCTTGGCATGGTAAACGAAAGCATAAATCTCTCGACCGTTAAGCAAAAAGAGGGCGTGATCGAGTTTGACTTTTTCGGACGCGCGATGAAGCGAGAGGGGCTCGAAAATCTGGGCTTTGAGACCGCTACGCTGGCTAGCGCGCTTGGTTTTGACGTGAGAGTAGCCGACCGCTCGGCGAACTGGGCGCCGCACGTCAGCGACTTCGCGCATCTGGTGCTTGAGGAGTTGCAAAAACAAAAGCCGCAGGCTAAATTTGCCGCCGTGCACGCAGGCCTTGAGTGCGGCGTACTGGTCGCAAAACAGCCCGAGCTGCAAGCCTGCTCCATAGGCCCGAACATCTACTCGCCGCACTCCGTGAACGAGCACTGCGAGATAGCGTCGGTGGAGATGATGGCGGAAGTCGTAAAAAATATAATCGCTAGATTGCAATAA
- the nth gene encoding endonuclease III → MRSKKDILEIKKRILQNFAEERSELKFKDNYQLLVCVMLSAQCTDKRVNLITPRFFAEFPSVAELAKANLASVKLLISSCNFYNNKAVNLIKMAQAVVSDFGGVVPLDEAGLKSLAGVGQKTAHVVLLEGAGANVMAVDTHVFRVAHRLGLSRAKTPELTERDLSEAFKTDLGKLHQGMVLFGRYTCKAIKPNCKECFLNELCSSKDKNFP, encoded by the coding sequence ATGAGAAGTAAAAAAGATATTTTAGAGATAAAAAAGAGAATTCTGCAAAACTTCGCGGAAGAGCGCAGTGAGTTGAAATTTAAAGATAACTATCAGCTTTTGGTCTGCGTGATGCTTAGCGCGCAGTGTACCGACAAGCGAGTAAATTTAATCACGCCGCGCTTTTTTGCGGAATTCCCTAGCGTTGCAGAGCTTGCAAAGGCCAATTTGGCGAGTGTTAAACTGCTAATTAGCTCGTGCAATTTCTACAACAACAAAGCGGTAAATTTAATCAAAATGGCGCAGGCGGTGGTTAGCGACTTCGGCGGCGTCGTGCCGCTTGATGAAGCGGGGCTCAAATCTCTTGCGGGCGTGGGTCAAAAGACCGCTCACGTCGTGCTTTTGGAGGGCGCGGGCGCAAACGTGATGGCGGTGGATACGCACGTATTTCGCGTTGCGCATCGCTTGGGGCTGAGCCGTGCAAAGACGCCTGAGCTTACGGAGCGCGATCTTAGCGAAGCTTTTAAGACGGACCTCGGCAAGCTGCACCAAGGCATGGTGCTTTTTGGCCGCTACACCTGTAAGGCGATCAAGCCAAACTGCAAGGAGTGCTTTTTAAACGAGCTGTGCAGCAGCAAGGATAAGAATTTTCCGTAA
- a CDS encoding peptidyl-prolyl cis-trans isomerase, translating into MKKVLFTALSLAAAISLNATVYATVNGKDVTEKELAPLLQGIGNVDIAALNADQKKELIDKGIDLMLLTDEAKKSGVMDEDVYKKELEIVKDNLALRVWQAKEASKINIDDKEIADFYNKNKARFTEPARIKAAQIVVKTEAEANDIIKQLKGLSDSALFTKFAELAKAKSIDPQAKQTGGELGWMPSDQVKPFADAISKIKDGQITTKAIRSRVGYHVVLKEESQAKKQLSQSEAKPFIERVLRQQKAAKVVEQKAADLHKNAKIEYK; encoded by the coding sequence ATGAAAAAAGTTTTATTTACAGCACTTAGTTTGGCTGCCGCTATCAGCCTCAACGCTACCGTTTACGCTACCGTCAATGGCAAAGACGTAACCGAAAAGGAGCTTGCTCCGCTACTTCAAGGCATAGGCAATGTAGATATCGCTGCTCTTAATGCCGATCAAAAAAAGGAGCTTATCGATAAAGGCATCGATCTGATGCTGCTAACGGATGAAGCTAAAAAATCGGGCGTTATGGACGAAGACGTTTATAAAAAAGAGCTTGAAATCGTAAAAGATAACTTAGCGCTTCGTGTATGGCAGGCTAAAGAAGCCAGCAAAATAAATATCGACGATAAAGAAATAGCCGATTTTTATAACAAAAACAAAGCGCGCTTTACCGAGCCTGCGAGAATCAAAGCGGCTCAGATCGTCGTTAAAACCGAAGCTGAGGCAAACGATATTATTAAGCAGTTAAAAGGGCTTAGCGACAGTGCGCTATTTACTAAATTTGCAGAGCTTGCCAAAGCTAAATCTATCGATCCGCAAGCTAAACAAACCGGCGGCGAGCTAGGCTGGATGCCTAGCGATCAGGTCAAGCCTTTTGCCGATGCGATCTCTAAGATAAAAGATGGTCAAATCACTACTAAAGCGATTAGAAGCAGGGTTGGATATCACGTCGTGTTAAAAGAGGAGTCTCAAGCTAAAAAGCAGTTAAGCCAAAGCGAGGCAAAGCCTTTTATTGAGCGCGTGCTTAGACAGCAAAAAGCGGCAAAAGTAGTCGAGCAAAAAGCGGCAGATCTTCACAAAAACGCTAAAATCGAGTATAAATAA
- the fbaA gene encoding class II fructose-bisphosphate aldolase gives MGVLDIVKPGVLSGDDVSKVYAYAKQQGFAIPAVNVVGSNSINAVLESAKIANSPVIIQFSNGGAAFYAGATCPNAAVLGAIAGAHQVHALAAHYGVAVILHTDHAARKLLPWIDELIKANTTHKKAHGVPLFSSHMLDLSEDDLELNLATCEKYLEILSDLGISLEIELGVTGGEEDGVDNTSVDNARLYTQPADVAQAYEQLSKISDRFSIAASFGNVHGVYKPGNVVLRPEILKNSQKFVREKFNLQSEKPVNFVFHGGSGSETSDIKAAVSYGVVKMNIDTDTQWAFWDGVRAYEAKNRGYLQAQIGNPEGEDKPNKKFYDPRKWLRAGEQSMVARLQVAFDNLNCLNRN, from the coding sequence ATGGGCGTTTTAGATATAGTAAAACCGGGCGTTTTAAGCGGCGATGACGTAAGTAAGGTCTATGCGTATGCGAAGCAGCAGGGCTTTGCGATCCCTGCGGTGAACGTAGTGGGGAGCAACTCCATAAACGCCGTTTTGGAAAGTGCTAAAATCGCAAATTCGCCCGTTATTATTCAGTTTAGCAACGGCGGCGCAGCGTTTTATGCGGGCGCTACTTGCCCTAATGCCGCAGTTTTAGGCGCTATTGCAGGCGCACATCAAGTGCATGCTTTGGCGGCTCATTATGGCGTTGCGGTGATTTTACATACCGATCATGCCGCAAGGAAGCTGCTCCCGTGGATCGACGAGCTTATCAAAGCTAATACCACTCATAAAAAAGCTCACGGCGTGCCGCTGTTTAGCTCGCACATGCTCGATCTTAGCGAGGATGATTTGGAGTTAAATTTAGCGACCTGCGAGAAGTATTTGGAAATTTTAAGCGATCTTGGAATTTCGCTTGAGATCGAGCTTGGCGTCACGGGCGGCGAAGAGGATGGCGTCGATAATACGAGCGTCGATAACGCGCGGCTTTACACCCAGCCCGCAGATGTCGCGCAGGCCTACGAGCAGCTAAGCAAAATCAGCGATAGATTTAGCATTGCAGCGAGCTTCGGCAACGTCCACGGCGTGTATAAGCCGGGCAATGTCGTGCTGAGACCTGAAATTTTGAAAAATTCGCAAAAATTCGTCCGCGAGAAATTTAATCTGCAATCCGAGAAGCCCGTAAATTTCGTCTTTCACGGCGGCAGCGGAAGCGAAACCTCCGACATCAAGGCAGCCGTAAGCTACGGCGTAGTTAAGATGAATATCGACACCGACACGCAGTGGGCATTTTGGGACGGCGTGCGCGCTTATGAAGCCAAAAATCGCGGCTATTTGCAAGCTCAAATCGGCAATCCGGAAGGCGAGGATAAACCGAATAAAAAATTCTACGATCCTCGCAAGTGGCTGAGAGCAGGCGAGCAAAGTATGGTGGCGCGCTTGCAGGTCGCATTTGACAATCTAAATTGCCTAAATAGGAACTAA